From a region of the Bacteroidota bacterium genome:
- a CDS encoding CTP synthase: protein MQTKYLFVTGGVTSSLGKGIFSASLGRLLEARGLRVTIQKFDPYINVDAGTMNPYEHGEVFVTDDGAETDLDLGHYERFLGVPMSQANNVTTGRVYSGVIEKERAGEYLGKTVQVVPHVIDEIKGWMRKLGETGEVDVVITEVGGTAGDIESLPYLEAIRQFALEEGRSNVCLVHLTLVPYLAAAGELKTKPTQHSVKTLQSYGLQPDALVCRTEHPLPADVRRKIANFCNVEERAVVQALDAETIYEVPLLLREQGIDEVVIEKLRLAEETDALGEVELDRWIGFLQRLKHPTGKVRVALVGKYVEHQDAYKSISESFIIAGASHSVQVEVVPVHAERVTAANVADLLGGVSGVLVAPGFGERGIEGKIEAVRLARERGVPFLGICLGMQCAVIEFARNVCGWADAHSAEFDLDSPKPVIALMDEQKEVTEKGGTMRLGEYACRLEPGSHAHAVYGEPEIGERHRHRYEVNNHLRYKLKEHGMAFTGLNPARDLVEIVELPQDVHPWFVGVQFHPEYRTTVQRPHPLFVAFIGAAVEHATEAGTLDMPRPLSATRKVRRASAKVLRSGDGEAGLPAGVARPD, encoded by the coding sequence ATGCAGACCAAGTACCTCTTCGTCACCGGCGGCGTGACGAGTTCTCTCGGCAAGGGCATCTTCTCGGCCTCGCTCGGCCGCCTCCTGGAGGCGCGCGGGCTGCGGGTCACGATCCAGAAGTTCGACCCCTACATCAACGTCGACGCCGGGACGATGAACCCGTACGAGCACGGCGAGGTCTTCGTCACCGACGACGGGGCCGAGACCGACCTCGACCTCGGGCACTACGAGCGCTTCCTCGGCGTCCCGATGAGCCAGGCCAACAACGTCACGACGGGCCGGGTCTACTCGGGCGTGATCGAGAAAGAGCGCGCCGGGGAATACCTCGGCAAGACGGTCCAGGTCGTCCCCCACGTCATCGACGAGATCAAAGGGTGGATGCGCAAGCTCGGCGAGACGGGCGAGGTCGACGTCGTCATCACCGAGGTCGGCGGGACGGCGGGCGACATCGAGAGCCTGCCCTACCTCGAGGCGATCCGGCAGTTCGCGCTCGAAGAGGGGCGCTCGAACGTGTGCCTCGTCCACCTCACGCTCGTCCCGTACCTCGCCGCGGCGGGCGAGCTCAAGACCAAGCCGACCCAGCACTCGGTCAAGACGCTCCAGAGCTACGGCCTCCAGCCCGACGCCCTGGTCTGCCGCACCGAGCACCCGCTCCCGGCTGACGTCCGGCGCAAGATCGCCAACTTCTGCAACGTCGAGGAGCGCGCTGTCGTGCAGGCGCTCGACGCCGAGACGATCTACGAGGTCCCGCTCCTGCTCCGCGAGCAGGGCATCGACGAGGTGGTGATCGAGAAGCTCCGCCTCGCCGAAGAGACCGACGCGCTCGGCGAGGTCGAACTCGACCGGTGGATCGGGTTCCTGCAGCGCCTCAAGCACCCGACGGGCAAGGTCCGCGTCGCGCTCGTCGGGAAGTACGTCGAGCACCAGGACGCCTACAAGTCGATCTCGGAGAGCTTCATCATCGCCGGGGCGTCCCACAGCGTGCAGGTCGAGGTCGTCCCGGTCCACGCGGAGCGCGTCACGGCGGCGAACGTGGCGGACCTCCTCGGCGGCGTCTCGGGCGTGCTCGTCGCGCCCGGCTTCGGGGAGCGCGGGATCGAGGGCAAGATCGAGGCCGTCCGGCTCGCGCGCGAGCGCGGCGTCCCGTTCCTCGGCATCTGCCTCGGGATGCAGTGCGCGGTGATCGAGTTTGCCCGCAACGTCTGCGGGTGGGCCGACGCCCACTCGGCCGAGTTCGACCTGGACTCGCCGAAGCCCGTCATCGCCCTGATGGACGAGCAGAAGGAGGTCACCGAGAAAGGCGGGACGATGCGCCTCGGCGAGTACGCCTGCCGCCTCGAACCCGGCTCTCACGCGCACGCGGTCTACGGCGAGCCCGAGATCGGCGAGCGCCACCGCCACCGCTACGAGGTCAACAACCACCTCCGCTACAAGCTCAAGGAGCATGGCATGGCCTTCACCGGCCTCAACCCGGCGCGCGACCTCGTCGAGATCGTCGAGTTGCCGCAGGACGTACACCCGTGGTTCGTCGGCGTGCAGTTCCACCCGGAGTACCGGACGACGGTGCAGCGCCCGCACCCGCTCTTCGTCGCGTTCATCGGGGCGGCCGTGGAGCACGCGACCGAAGCCGGCACGCTCGACATGCCGCGCCCGCTGAGCGCGACGCGCAAGGTCCGCCGCGCCTCGGCGAAGGTGCTCCGCAGCGGCGACGGCGAAGCGGGCCTCCCCGCCGGCGTAGCTCGGCCGGACTGA
- a CDS encoding Uma2 family endonuclease — protein MPATLLRPHTFTVDEYHAMAEAGVLGEDSRVELIDGIITAMSPVGAAHIACVNRLNDLFTRLRFELEGAFVVSVQNPVRLGPKQEPEPDLALLRPFAEVRMPEAADALLVVEVADTTLATDRAVKAPRYAAAGVPEVWIVDLGGGQVEVYRQPGAVGYVEARIAEPGETLRFAAIPEAGEVAVSDVLGV, from the coding sequence ATGCCTGCGACCCTGCTGCGCCCCCACACGTTCACCGTGGACGAATACCACGCGATGGCTGAAGCCGGCGTGCTTGGCGAGGACAGCCGCGTCGAACTCATCGACGGAATCATCACCGCCATGTCTCCTGTTGGTGCCGCCCACATCGCTTGCGTCAATCGTCTCAACGACCTGTTCACCCGGCTCAGGTTTGAACTGGAGGGTGCGTTCGTCGTCAGCGTGCAGAACCCCGTCCGGCTCGGGCCGAAGCAGGAGCCGGAGCCGGACCTTGCCCTCCTGCGTCCCTTCGCCGAAGTGCGGATGCCCGAGGCGGCCGACGCGCTCCTCGTCGTCGAGGTGGCCGACACGACGCTGGCGACGGACCGGGCGGTGAAGGCCCCGCGCTACGCGGCGGCCGGCGTGCCCGAAGTCTGGATTGTGGACCTCGGCGGCGGCCAGGTCGAGGTCTACCGGCAGCCTGGGGCGGTGGGCTACGTCGAGGCCCGCATCGCAGAGCCAGGCGAGACGCTGAGGTTCGCAGCGATTCCCGAGGCCGGTGAGGTTGCCGTCTCGGACGTGCTCGGGGTGTAG
- a CDS encoding class I SAM-dependent methyltransferase: protein MDYDPVKDRLGDAFGRSPALNKVFYRLLDTVFLRSWYVRRELRALIESMPAGRPVRVLDAGTGFGQYAHFLLDQFPHVEVTAVDVKAGYLARARSFFDQTPHAGRITFRQLDLTEPMAEEAAYDLCLSVDVMEHIEDDRAVFRNFRRVLRAGGYVVVNTPSDQGGSGVTEEGGESFIGEHVRDGYPPAELQEKLETAGLEVVDWMYTYGRYGSAGWRLLVKWPIGLLNRSMAFGALLPFYYLPALPAGLALNALDLRESNPTGTGLLMISQRPD from the coding sequence ATGGACTACGATCCTGTCAAAGACCGGCTCGGCGACGCGTTCGGGCGCTCGCCGGCGCTAAACAAGGTCTTCTACCGCCTGCTCGACACGGTCTTCCTGCGCTCGTGGTACGTCCGCCGCGAACTGCGGGCGCTGATCGAGTCGATGCCTGCTGGGCGGCCCGTTCGTGTGCTCGACGCTGGGACCGGGTTCGGGCAGTACGCTCACTTCCTCCTCGACCAGTTCCCGCACGTCGAGGTCACGGCTGTCGATGTGAAGGCCGGCTACCTCGCCCGCGCCCGGAGCTTCTTCGACCAGACGCCCCACGCAGGCCGCATCACCTTCCGCCAACTCGACCTCACCGAGCCGATGGCCGAGGAGGCTGCCTACGACCTCTGCCTGAGCGTCGACGTGATGGAGCACATCGAGGACGACCGGGCGGTCTTCCGCAACTTCCGGCGCGTGCTCCGGGCGGGCGGCTACGTGGTCGTCAACACGCCGAGTGACCAGGGGGGGAGCGGCGTGACCGAGGAGGGCGGGGAGAGCTTCATCGGCGAGCACGTCCGCGACGGCTACCCGCCGGCCGAGCTGCAGGAGAAGCTGGAGACGGCGGGGCTGGAGGTCGTCGACTGGATGTACACCTACGGGCGCTACGGCTCGGCCGGGTGGCGGCTCCTCGTCAAGTGGCCCATCGGGCTCTTGAACCGGAGCATGGCGTTTGGCGCGCTGCTGCCCTTCTACTATCTCCCCGCGCTCCCGGCCGGCCTCGCCCTCAACGCCCTCGACCTCCGCGAGTCGAACCCGACAGGCACCGGGCTGCTGATGATCTCGCAGAGGCCGGATTGA
- a CDS encoding NAD-dependent epimerase/dehydratase family protein, translating to MQKVLVTGGAGFVGRHLVRRLLERGDEVHCVDPVVDFTGGIRPADGWPLFEPRDHDGFHFYEEDCRLFFRHRPGEAFDTVFHLAAIVGGRLVIENNPLAVADDLSIDAEYWQWAAKARPGRTACFSSSAAYPVDLQREGDYVLLKEDMITFEGDIGMPDLSYGWSKLTVEYLARLAHERHGLKSVCYRPFSGYGEDQDDTYPFPSICKRAIANRGADVLNVWGTGEQMRDFVHIEDCVTGILQTVEQVDDGDAVNLSTGVYTTFKQFARMAAETCGYAPEVVGLSDKPSGVFARGGDTAKQRALGFEAETDFRTGIERAIAYYEAQSG from the coding sequence ATGCAGAAAGTCCTCGTCACCGGAGGGGCCGGGTTCGTCGGCCGCCACCTCGTCCGCCGCCTGCTGGAGCGCGGCGACGAGGTCCACTGCGTCGATCCCGTCGTGGACTTCACCGGCGGCATCCGCCCCGCCGACGGCTGGCCCCTCTTCGAGCCGCGTGACCACGACGGCTTCCACTTCTACGAGGAGGACTGCCGCCTCTTCTTCCGGCACCGACCCGGCGAGGCCTTCGACACCGTCTTCCACCTCGCCGCGATCGTCGGCGGGCGGCTCGTGATCGAGAACAATCCGCTCGCCGTGGCCGACGACCTCTCGATCGACGCCGAGTACTGGCAGTGGGCGGCGAAGGCAAGGCCCGGGCGGACGGCCTGCTTCTCGTCGAGCGCGGCCTACCCGGTGGATCTCCAGCGCGAAGGTGACTACGTCTTGTTGAAGGAAGACATGATCACCTTCGAGGGCGACATCGGGATGCCGGACCTATCGTACGGCTGGAGCAAGCTGACGGTCGAGTACCTCGCCCGGCTCGCCCACGAGCGGCACGGGCTGAAGTCGGTCTGCTACCGCCCGTTCTCGGGCTACGGCGAGGACCAGGACGACACCTACCCCTTCCCGAGCATCTGCAAGCGCGCCATTGCCAACCGGGGGGCCGACGTGCTCAACGTCTGGGGCACCGGCGAGCAGATGCGCGACTTCGTCCACATCGAGGACTGCGTCACCGGCATTCTCCAGACCGTCGAGCAGGTCGACGACGGCGACGCGGTGAACCTCTCGACGGGCGTCTACACCACCTTCAAGCAGTTCGCCCGGATGGCGGCCGAGACGTGCGGCTACGCGCCGGAGGTGGTCGGCCTCTCGGACAAGCCCTCCGGGGTCTTCGCCCGCGGCGGCGACACCGCCAAGCAGCGCGCCCTCGGCTTCGAGGCCGAGACCGACTTCCGCACCGGCATCGAGCGCGCGATTGCCTACTACGAAGCGCAGTCCGGCTGA